Part of the Plasmodium falciparum 3D7 genome assembly, chromosome: 10 genome, tgaattatttaaaactagatataatatttcttttatttagtATTCTTATAAACAATaccataaatttttttaatttgagTGGTTACGTAAATTGTAATTTTAAAGAGCTAATCAATATtaccaaatatatataccattTTCAAAATGTATGTAATtcaaatattcaaaatattctTCATAAAAAACCTAACTTGACAAAACTAAAAATTGTGGAAAGGTAtcttaaagaaaataataaggaaATCAAAAGCAAACAGGGGtactataattatatatataattatatacaaaaatatgatcatgttgataatatagacattttaatttattcccTAATTAAATctaaaaaagatgaaaaggGTTATATACATGAAAAGACAAAAAAGAACGATATTATATtagatgatgaaaatgatattactactaaaataagaaatatgtCAAACATGtcaaatatttcaaatatgTCAAATATATCAAACATGTCAAATATTTCAAACATGTCAAATATTTCAAACATGTCAAATATTTCAAACATGTCAAATATTTCAAACATGTCAAATATTTCAAACATGTCAAATATTTCAAACATGTCAAATATTTCAAACATGTCAAATATTTCAAACATGTCAAATATTTCAAACATGTCAAATATTTCAAACATGTCAAATATTTCAAACATGTCAAATATTTCAAACATGTCAAATATTTCAAACATGTCAAATATTTCAAACATGTCAAATATTTCAAACATGTCAAATATTTCAAACATGTCAAATATTTCAAACATGTCAAATATTTCAAACATGTCAAATATTTCAAACATGTCAAATATTTCAAACATGTCAAATATTTCAAACATGTCAAATATTTCAAACATGTCAAATATTTCAAACACATCAAATGTATTTTTCCCTTCTATTACGAATACAtccaattataataatagattagtagaaaataataacgaAATGGATAGTCTAatagattatataaattctttctataaattaaatgatatgTTCAATTTTTTAGTGAACAAAATTTTGAACTATTTCAATGAGAACTCATTAAATTTcgattttcataatttaaaattattatttttttttatttcaaaatttgaaaaatttGACTCAAGTTTGTTAGAAAATATATCCAATAGATTAATAAACGAAAtcgaaaaaatgaaaacgaATCCAAAATTAAtggatgatgaagaaaattcAACGAACGATccaatagaaaaaaatataacaaatcatttaaatcataataaattaaaaagaagattgaatagatataataaaaaaaatagatatataaatacttttaataaaattaattctaAAGAATTTCTTATTCTACCTTATACTATTGGTGTTTCTATGAacacatattttaataattatctcatagaatatataaatatttatatattaagtcTTATTAATTCTAGAGTTAATTGTGATATacaaacatttatatataccttGATAGGTTACAAACGTATCATGGTTAACTTTTTTATtctatataacatttttcgCTTTAAGGAAAAGTGTtttcaaaatgaaaatttattaaaaaaatataaatttttcttaAACAAGTTAATTTATCatgatatacaaaatatgaaTCAAATGTCATCCaataaaatcataaaaataaaaaatcatatgatggataataatatggaaagcgaagaagaaaaaaacaaaataaatcataataaatatataaacgtATTAAATTCGGAGCAAcaaaaacatattattaatcaTTTAAATTTAGATCAAAATATATCTGTACAATCAGCAAAAGAACAAACATtagatcatataaataacacATCATCAAAAGATGAACTAAAAATGAACCAAGAGAATATTTTTGATTTACTAATAAAACAATTTCACATAAATTTGGAcaaaataatgttaataaattttGACAAGAATTCTTTATATCAACAATATACTAGTAAagatatttatcatttttttatgacttataaaaaattatttcacaaggtatataattattccatatttttattagataaacataatattaatgatatgcTTACAATATATCAACATATTAAAGCACAATCAGTAAAtgacataataataaatcatgTCTTTATAGAAACactttataataaaataattttgaattcggttccaaaaaaaaattaatgttttatattattaatatatatatatatatatatatatatatatatatatatataataaaagatcatttattcttttttttctttttaaaaaaaacaaaaataaaaaaataaagaataaataaatgaaaggggaaaaaaaaaaaaaaaaaaaaaagtaaataaaaataaaaaaaaaaattaaaatttatatatgcgGAAATTAATATTCCTTAAAAtatgcataaatatatatatatatatatatattaaacttAAAAATAAGCCAAGAAGAAAAacacaaaatgaaaaaaaaataataacaataataataaaataaaataataataaaaagaataattttttatattatttatttatatttattttatcattattatttttattttttttttttattcgcTCTCTATAGAAAAtgcaatattatatatttttcaaaagatAATTATGTAGGTaagtacataaatatatatatacatacatatataatatatatatatatatatattatttagaattcaaaaaaaaaaaaaaaaaaaaaaggaagaaatattgatataaaattgttccaatgaaaatatataaataaatatgtataatataatcaatatggaaatatataaagctTAATATGGAAAAGGTAAttaattctatatatatgtattcagATTATGACATGTGTAAATTTATCATATGGcatacaatatttttttttcttttaaagcaaacataaaacaaaatgaatatatatatatataaaaatatatttatatatttatatatatttatttatattttttttctgtgttaattttttaattttttttttttttttttttctttctgcATTAACAACttgttacatatatattaatcaaAAACTTGGTACATTTTTGTATAAGACaccttccttttttttttttcttattttcttttcatccATCTTGACATTTGGGCTCAATAAGatgttcaaatatatatatatatatatatatatatatatatatatatatatacatatatatttatatgtatatataattcttttagtggattattaaaaagttcattaaaaaaataaaagtttaatttaatatatatatatatatatatatatttatttatttatttttttatttatgaaatataatttttggtCCTTATTATTCTGTGAGGGTTACTAAAAATTAATCAAAACTGTGTGATGATATTTTAAACATATCACCTCCGATATGCTCATTAAatcttaatttataaataattccaTTTGAGCAgataacaataatacaaTTTTGGTCATTAACAAATGCACAAATAGATGAAATTTTTTTGCCTGGTAATTTATATGAAGCAAAACTCCATTCACTATTTAAATACGGATGACAAGGtaataaacattttaaagaagattttttattttttgactctttttcataatttagtAAAGCTGGTGGGGATACATTTTTTcctttacatataatatccACCTTTCTTAAaggtcttttttttttatatatagaaaatacaTGAACTGTATTTCTACTAGAAGTTAAGCATAACCAATTATTATCTTCACTGATATTTAAGGATAGAATTTTTGCATTTTTAGTACCTCTTCtaaattcatttaataatgtACCATCAAAGGTATTAAATAATCTAATTATGGTACCTTTTGTTGATGATGTAACAAGTAATTTACCATCATTACTTAAATTAATACATCCAATAGAATTATCATGGGCATATATACTCAAAtttgttttaaaatttatataaggTAATTCTTCATGGATATTTTCACTTGAATTTATTtcgaaaatatgaatatttactCTTCCTTTTATTGGTGATAAATaagcaataataatatttttatcaatattaGATAAACAACATAAACCTGATACATTTTTTGAAGTATTTAATGTTTCaagtaatattatatcttttaatctatatatacataatttatattctaATATAACTACAATTATTTCTCTTAACAATCTTACACCTATAATATTTGATGAAAATGTTAGTTTCGCTATTTCCCGCATTTGTCTATCATCCCATATTATCAAAACATTTTTTGCCCATTTCCCTTTCTTATCATTCTTATTACCTGTTATTGCTAAAATATTACATCGGTATAACATTTCGGCTAAGTATAAACCATTCTTATTTCTATCAGTTAAatctgaaaaaaaaaaaaaaaatatatatatatatatattaattatacacatatatattaaccaTATATTTACACATATTTACTTATACATCCAAATTATTACCTCTACTATATGTTTGAGTAAAAGGGTTCGTGTTGTATATCTTGAAACCTTTCTCATTAGCCATACACAAACAACCATAATCCTGgttaaatgatatatatctattattaTCTAATCTTAATGataccatttttttttttttatttttatttattttttttttttttttattctgtAACAAACGGAAattgttttcttttaatttcttctATAATGAATGtggtaaaatatataaaaatggaaatatatatatataatatatatttattacaatgAAATATATCAACATTACATTTAGTACACATATATTTCTATGTgcttatttttctttattaatttttttttttctttctttttttttttttttcttctcttATTCttctgtatatattatatgtcatataaatttaaaaaaatcattcttttattttatttccctttttcattatttatttatataagcatcatatattcatatttttatatagaacatatatatatatatatattcaaaataatgaagagaaaaaattaaaataaaataaaataaaacaaaataatattatattacataatctaattatttttaatacatataatataaaaaaaaatcacatgtatatataatatatatatatatatatatatatatatatatatatataacaattcttatataatattttatatcataatcaATATTTATAGGTGTAAGtatatctttttcatattttcataaaacaTGAATAAGCTTAAAAACAAACACATACATattaagaattatataaaatgacatggaaaaaaaaaaaaaaaaaaatatatatatatatatatataatatttataaattatatatatataataataattcatacATTAAtcaattataataacatataaatcaACAGGGTCTGAACaagtaatataattatattattataaggtttgtaaaaaaaaaaaaaaaaaaagtacatatatatatataattatcataaaatatacaagtaaatacaatatataatatataaaatatgaataaatgaatataaataaaaaaaaaaaaaagaaaaaaaaaagaaaaatatatatatttttatgaataataaaaaattatatattttatgttaattttaaattaatttaaataaaatatacatataatattattatattataatatatattttttatttatacattaatattcaaatattataatatatataatatttataaaataattatattttataatttatatctaaaaaatatattgtattatatatatatataaatataaacagtTATATACATactgtatattatttatacatatataaaaatatatttgttcatttttttattttttagtgcctttatataactataataatatatatatatatgttcatatatacatatataatatatttatttattttatggctatatatgacatattatgaatattataatattatattatatatattatatataaatataatatatatatttatatatatatttaataatatacctTACCCTTCAAAaccttattattaaaaagatattgcatatattattatattttaagaagtatacataaattttgagttttacaaatattatagaaattaaataataataacatcatataatatatacataatatgttagtatatataattagatatatatatatatatatatatatatatatattatatatgtatacatattacatatataagtagagaatttgaaaaaaaaaaaaaaaaaaaaatcattggTGAAAATAGAAAATTAAATAGTTTCCaactatataatttttttttctataaaaaaaaaaaaaaaaaaatatcaagaATATAatctaatataaataatatgtatattataattttttttttttttttttttttttgcatatatgctatatataaaactctaaaaaaaaatatatatataatatgtaatattataaaaataataaaataataatataattgaataaaacaatatatattataaatagaaagttaaataattacaatatacatatttaattattttttattcatttattttttttttttttttttttgagtccttttaatatattatatgaaaatatatttgtttacatatttataaaaataatgtatatgctatatatatatatatatatatattataagaatagtatataaaatacatgtatttaatttttcatccatattaaaaaaaaaataaagtaaaaatatatatataagattatacctatataatatatataaatataaatataaatatatatatatatatatatatatatatatgtgcaggAAAATaagatgaatatattatttactgttccacatttaaaaaaaaaaagatttttttaaaatcacaatttttaataaatgtgtattttatgtatgcatataatgaaaattaaaataaaatccattttataaaaataaatatttaaagaaacgtattcatttttatgtatatttgtttatttgtatatttattaattttttcgtttttttgttttttttttaattttttttttttcgttttttttaataatttccaTCTAAAATGTTTTGTTATTGTAATatcatatgaaatataactattataatatatatatatatatatatatatatatttatatatgttgtacTCTCCAATAATAttccaaatatatataagaatttatttattattatttgaatattttgtaaaataataaatatgagtATATTATCGCTATTTCATATATGTTCTCCATTCTTAAGATCAAATTGTTTAGAGAAAGAAGAAATTTATGAaagtacaaaataataaaaggaaaaaaaaaaatgaaaccaTTATGCATACacatattcttttatattacatatttttttgtcaAATGAaatgtgtacatatatatatatatatataataaacaatttaaaaaaataactaATTCATTTTGAACAATTTTGTTTTCACAGATTTTATTTGTTCAGTCTGCTTAGACTTATGTGATACACCAGTGATAACATTATGCAACCACATATGGTTagtaacaaaaatatatattatatatcaatatataaatatatgtgctATATTAATTCATATCTTACTTCATTCTTCTTAACTTTTCTCTGTTAAAAACATGTTCTGCTTTcactttttttcttatgtagttgttataaatgtatgtattattcTCTACTTCATAAAAGGAATTGTCCAATATGCAAGCAAATAattaaacataataatttaaaaaaaataacaggtatgatgattataatatgaatgaataaaaattttatgcaTATCTCTAActgttataaatttattttgtaacTAAAATATACTAtgttgtatgtatatatatatatatatatatatatatatatatatatatctgttTACACCCTCCTTTAGGAAAACAAAAGAAGgaatatgaagaaataaGAATTAAATGTCATTTATGTAatgagaaaataaaaattaaggaTTACaaaacacatataaatatatgtgaatataaaagatgtaagaattatatattaggttgtgaatattatgataagaaaagtaaaataaaatccCATGAACAATCATGTGAGCATAGATTAATAAGCTGTTCCAGTTGTTCaaacttattttatttcaaaaataGAATTTTTATGCTTACCTTAAAAGAAAAGTATCAATTAAATATGCGTTTTTCTTTTacttattattctttttattataatttattaatgaaTACAAATTTTAATCGTCTTAATtatctaaataatataaagcaTCATCCTACAAATAATAACagcaataataattatatatcaagaaaaataaatattctaaAGAATTTACAACATTCATTAGATCACATTCTTTGTCCATCTGTATCAATTGATACTACAACTACTACCTCTTCTAATCATACTAATAGTTTGCTTAATAAAGAGAATGTGTATATAGAACACCATATACCAACAAACAACGTATCAAGGAATAGTACAAATATcaattttttacaaaatcaAAATCCTTCTTCAATACATAATAGACCATTAAATGAACTATCTAGagaaatatatgaacataatcaccatcataataattataataataatgatgatgatgataatgataataattctaACCGATTAAATAGTTCATATTCCAtggaatataataacataagtGTAAATCCTTTAGAGAACATTTCTATTGAATCTCgtgaaaaaagaaagaaaaaaaaaacaacaaaaataaaaaaatataattttaatgatcTTAATTCTAAACCTCGAAATAATGCATTAAAACATATGGATCAATTAAGTGGTGTTATTGAAAATGATAATTCTTCAAATTGTGaagaatttttaaatattttgcccttaagaaaaaattttaattttaaagataaaaatagtaAAGATATCATAACCATAATAGAAGAATTATTTCAATTTGATAATATAGATTTAAGTAATATCTATATAGATAATCGAGAATTTTTTCTATGTGATAAATCATGTTTTACTAATACTATTAAAAAACTTAGACAAGAATTAGAAAGATCATTAgtcttattatatttctgtTGTTGTGTAGGAATGCCTGTTATGTTTACACTTGGTTGTATTAGTTATGTTGTAACTAAGGGTGTCtttaaattttcatatatagtCACTAAtactattataaaattatctcataagttttttttaaaaatattcaatatataatataaataaataaataaataaatatatatatatatatatatatatatatatatatatatattataaaatccCCTCTcccctttattttttttttttttgtagaaattaataacattttttttttgtagaaattaataacatttttttttttgtattttttttaactcaTGTtgaatatatgttaatatgctcaattttaaaataaaaaattataaaaaaagaattatttcaaaaataatGCTTCTTTAaataacaaacaaaaaataaaaataataataaataaaaacacaaaacaaaacaaaacaaaacaaaacaacataaatatatatatatatatatatattcattaatttattcatttataactttctatgtatatattttcaattgATCACGGTTAATATCAAAATTGTCAactcatcatttttatgtcTCCCTTGTagtaattaatattaataagcTCAAAACAT contains:
- a CDS encoding autophagy-related protein 18; the protein is MVSLRLDNNRYISFNQDYGCLCMANEKGFKIYNTNPFTQTYSRDLTDRNKNGLYLAEMLYRCNILAITGNKNDKKGKWAKNVLIIWDDRQMREIAKLTFSSNIIGVRLLREIIVVILEYKLCIYRLKDIILLETLNTSKNVSGLCCLSNIDKNIIIAYLSPIKGRVNIHIFEINSSENIHEELPYINFKTNLSIYAHDNSIGCINLSNDGKLLVTSSTKGTIIRLFNTFDGTLLNEFRRGTKNAKILSLNISEDNNWLCLTSSRNTVHVFSIYKKKRPLRKVDIICKGKNVSPPALLNYEKESKNKKSSLKCLLPCHPYLNSEWSFASYKLPGKKISSICAFVNDQNCIIVICSNGIIYKLRFNEHIGGDMFKISSHSFD
- a CDS encoding zinc finger protein, putative codes for the protein MSILSLFHICSPFLRSNCLEKEEIYENFICSVCLDLCDTPVITLCNHICCYKCMYYSLLHKRNCPICKQIIKHNNLKKITGKQKKEYEEIRIKCHLCNEKIKIKDYKTHINICEYKRCKNYILGCEYYDKKSKIKSHEQSCEHRLISCSSCSNLFYFKNRIFMLTLKEKYQLNMRFSFTYYSFYYNLLMNTNFNRLNYLNNIKHHPTNNNSNNNYISRKINILKNLQHSLDHILCPSVSIDTTTTTSSNHTNSLLNKENVYIEHHIPTNNVSRNSTNINFLQNQNPSSIHNRPLNELSREIYEHNHHHNNYNNNDDDDNDNNSNRLNSSYSMEYNNISVNPLENISIESREKRKKKKTTKIKKYNFNDLNSKPRNNALKHMDQLSGVIENDNSSNCEEFLNILPLRKNFNFKDKNSKDIITIIEELFQFDNIDLSNIYIDNREFFLCDKSCFTNTIKKLRQELERSLVLLYFCCCVGMPVMFTLGCISYVVTKGVFKFSYIVTNTIIKLSHKFFLKIFNI